The following coding sequences lie in one Rutidosis leptorrhynchoides isolate AG116_Rl617_1_P2 chromosome 6, CSIRO_AGI_Rlap_v1, whole genome shotgun sequence genomic window:
- the LOC139855823 gene encoding transcription termination factor MTERF8, chloroplastic-like, with protein MLFNSISKTISIQVKPCIKFQHPYNNVLLLSSFSLQSYLFTTTTSNQPSFTLNYLINSCGVSPESALSVSKHLDLSKTPNTADSVIALLTNQGLTKSQVSNIISGHPRILLCDPDNTLLPNFKILNSLGLSSTDIGAIVTAAPKRLLCKRFQETALSFLKSVLESDDRVINAIKRYPLGLTYDLQVYAAGNIRLLQDIGVPKSNIVSMLTQQPRTFFTSAVRFRKVVEDVMEMGFDPSKTRFLYGIHAIRAMSKSTWGKKIDLYKKWGWSKDEIFIAFEKYPGCMMASTEKISRILEFLFNTMGWEKDYIFEYPIVISFSLEKRIIPRCLVYQYLAEKGLTEDDVFCFNKWLVYSDTKFLKWVVKQYADEGVELLKVYNKHLNEAMGSTNSKLRIKDVI; from the coding sequence ATGTTGTTTAATTCCATCTCTAAAACAATTTCAATCCAAGTGAAACCTTGTATCAAATTCCAACATCCGTATAATAATgtcttattattatcatcattttcattacaaTCATACCTATTTACAACCACAACTTCAAATCAACCTTCTTTTACATTGAATTATCTTATTAATTCATGTGGGGTGTCACCAGAATCTGCACTTTCAGTATCTAAGCATCTCGATTTATCGAAAACCCCAAATACAGCTGACTCTGTTATTGCCCTTTTAACCAATCAAGGGTTAACCAAATCACAAGTATCAAATATAATTTCTGGGCATCCCAGAATTTTATTATGTGACCCTGATAATACCCTTCTGCCCAATTTTAAAATCTTGAATTCTTTAGGGCTTTCAAGTACTGATATTGGGGCAATTGTTACGGCTGCACCAAAACGTCTTTTGTGTAAAAGGTTTCAAGAAACAGCCTTATCATTTTTAAAAAGTGTTTTAGAGTCTGACGATAGAGTTATCAACGCTATTAAGCGATACCCACTAGGTTTAACCTACGATTTACAAGTTTACGCCGCTGGAAATATTAGATTACTGCAAGACATAGGGGTTCCTAAATCAAATATAGTAAGTATGTTGACGCAGCAGCCTAGAACTTTTTTTACTTCTGCTGTTAGATTTCGTAAAGTTGTTGAAGATGTAATGGAAATGGGGTTTGATCCTTCGAAAACAAGGTTTCTTTATGGGATTCATGCTATCAGGGCGATGAGCAAATCGACTTGGGGTAAGAAGATTGACCTTTATAAAAAATGGGGTTGGTCTAAAGATGAGATATTTATCGCGTTTGAGAAATATCCGGGTTGTATGATGGCTTCGACTGAAAAAATTAGCCGAATATTGGAATTTCTTTTTAATACTATGGGTTGGGAAAAAGATTATATTTTTGAGTATCCGATTGTTATTAGTTTTAGCTTAGAGAAGAGGATTATTCCAAGGTGTTTAGTTTATCAGTATTTAGCAGAAAAAGGGTTGACAGAAGATGATGTTTTTTGCTTTAATAAGTGGTTGGTGTATTCTGATACAAAGTTTCTCAAATGGGTTGTGAAGCAGTATGCAGACGAGGGCGTCGAACTTTTGAAAGTGTATAATAAGCATTTGAATGAGGCAATGGGATCAACTAACTCTAAACTCCGAATTAAAGACGTTATCTGA